Below is a window of Falco peregrinus isolate bFalPer1 chromosome 3, bFalPer1.pri, whole genome shotgun sequence DNA.
TTTCCATTTCTCTCacacaggaaaatatattttaggtaggaaagcagaaaagaaaagggtgGTGGTGTTTAAAGCCAGTAAACAGGAGCTTTATCTCTGATCATagagacaaacagaaaatctaTTACTTGTAATGTTGTTCTTTGATCCCACACTGCCATCTGGAAGGTGAGCTAAACCCGGAAAGTCAAGTTTCGTATTTATTTATGTCTGAGTTAAGCAATCACAGTGAGAACCTTCCGACATTAGCTCCACCAGCTGTGCCTCTTTCACATCTCCACAAGGTACCGCACAAGTCTCCCTTGTTTGCATGCTCAGTTTTTACACTAAAGAACAGATAAAATGGAGTTACGGGGCACTGACACTATCGTACGTCCCCTCTGTCACCTCCTCAGCTACATCAAACGTTACATTCAGACCACAACACTCGGTAACGGCTAATGACCCTGTTTCTaatcaactttttctttttttgaaaccACACGTACCTTTTACCGAGATATCATCCGACAGCTTGAATTTCCACAGCACGTACTACGTGAAcgagcacagcagcagtgctgctatCGGCCCCAGGCCCATACTCCCTCAGGCGCCGGCCCGGCGGCAGGCCCAGCCCGGACGCGCCCGCCCTCCCCGGCAGCGGAAGGGTAGCACCGACCCCCGACCGCCCCAGCCCCACACGCTCACCTGCCCCGTGTGCGTCACCAGCTCGCCGGTACCGGAGACCTGCACACCGTAGGGGCGAACAGAGGCAGCAACCACCGTCACCGGGCGGGACGGCAGCAAGCGGCTCAGCGGCAGTAGGCGGCAGAAGGTCGCACCGGGCGCCGCCATCTTGGACCGGCCACGTGACCCCCGCTGGGCGGGCGCAGGCGCACCCCCTAGccccgcccccgctgccccccgctcTTCCGCCGGGCCGCGGGCTGCGCGCACGCGCGGGGCTGGCCGCGAGGGTGACCGGCGGGCTGCGGGCCGCggtgggggtgctggtcagTGCCCGGCGCTTTCCGTTAGGGGCTGGGGGCGGtcgggggcggggaggggggggaagcaggaggagagcGGGACGGGTGTCCTCATCGGTGCGCTGTCCCTACAGGGCGCGGAGCATGCTGTCTCTCCTGGCCGGGGCCTCCGGGCCACTCCGCTCGCTGGGCCGCTCGTCGTTCTGTTCCCTGGCGCCGTggtggcgggcggcggcggcggcgctctCCGCGCCGGTGAGCCGGGCCCAGCCGCTGTGGTgcggggcggccgccccccgcacCCTGCTGGccgtcccgccgccgcccgggctGCTGCCGCCGCTCTGCGCGGGGCTGAAGACGAAAACCTCGTTGAAGAGGCGCTGCAAGGACTGCTTCATCGtccggcggcgcggccggctgTACGTCTGCTGCAAGAGCAACCCCCGGCACAAGCAGCGGAAGCTCtagcccgggccgggggcgccgcTGCGGGACCCGAGGGGAGAGAGCTGTTCGGTGTTCGCCTGTCGGGCCTGGAGGCCTGCTTTTTTCGTCCTTGCCACTGGGACCGCTCCCTCTTCCCTGGCAGCCCCGTGACTTCCGAGAGCTGAGTGCTGGGGACGCAAAGCGGTGCAGGTGACAAGTGTTTCAACGAAACACCATCGTAGGGCAAGTTTAGTTCTTGCCGGCCCTTGCTGTAACTTCAGACAAGTTCTTCATGCTGAGAACTGGAATGGGAAGCTGCAGCTTTCAGGACCTCTTTGTCAGTCATAAAGCCTTACTTAAAAACACCTCACTGTTAAGTTAGTAAGGGGAAAGCTGAATCATTGGACTCTTGAGATGcgtttgtatttgtttaaagcaaaatgaaaataaacactgatGTTCATTATTACAATATATGATGAATCTTTCTTAAAAATGACCCTGGATGTTGAAAGCTGTGATAACAGAAGCAATGGTTTCAAACTTGGGTGGGCGCTTAGGTAGCAAATAATATTCAATATGTTACATTGAAAGATACTGTGCTAGCTTTTGGCTTGGTTCACAGGTGAGGTGAAAATTTCTTTTGAGTTGCAGCAGACCTAATCCCATGTAGCTTCAGTAATTTCAATGTAAATGGCCCTTGCTGCTTATCACAGTTGGGTTTGGGGGGAGATGGCGGTATTTTAGCATATCTTATCAACACTTTTTTAAGTTTTAGTGTCTAAAGTAATTGTTTAATGATATATTGACCGTTTTCAGTGTATTTGGAAGTGTTCTCAGTCTCATCTTCCTTTGGAGAAGTCCTCTCTGATGTTTCTGGTGTACTTACTTTTCTACGGTTTCCCAAACCTTAACCCAAATAAAAAGGCAGTACCTAGGAATTGTTGCTTTTTAGGTGGAGTTTGTAAGCTATTTTGTGTAGGCGTCTATAGCAAAGAAGATAATAGTAATTTCAGATTCTAGCTAATTTGCCTTAAGTTTCTGCAAAGCTTTAGGCTTACTCGCATAAATCCATGAGGTTTTAGAATtatcttttcctcccttcctgtttcccccccccccctttttttttcaaatacagcttttccTGTGCCCTTTGAAACAACTCTCTCCCAAAGAGGGGTATGGAAAATGGATTGGAACAGTTATTGCCTCAGAGGGCACATAGTCAGGTATACTGTTGAATGCAAACTAGCGGAGTGGTACCAGTGGGTTACAATTAGACAGCCAAATTTGTTACAATCCCCAAAGGTGTTCCTCGTGCTTCTGAATGTGGCTGTGCTTGAGGCAGGAGTGTTTGATCTTCCTAAGAACTGCAAGTTCTCAACACAAGGTACCAAACTAAGCTTTCGGATGGCCATGAAGTTACTGCTACAAGTTTGCCGGAGAGTGTCCCTTGTTTAGAAGAGGTTGAACAGGTTGAGCACTGTGTTTTGACACCAGGTAGTGTGATGTCTTGAACTTTTTTGCCCAGTGATAATCCCACAACTTCAAAATTGCAGTAACTTTTACAATTACATCTGTTTTTTACTAGGTGCTTGGTGGACAATGAGAAACTGAGGCTGGGAAGTTGTGGGTAAGCAATGCAGAGGCAATAGTTATCGATTAGTTCCCATGCGCTGGGCATGTGTTGTCTTTGCACCCATCTAGTCACCTAAATGTGGGTTTAGAGAGAGGAGCAGGTTAGTTAACATACACATCCATCGTAGGGGGACTTAGAACAAGTTCATGGCAGTGAAGGTGGAGAGAAGTGGCTAGCTTCATCTGAAGACAGACTGATTCAAAATGTAAAAACCtcttcaaaaccaaagaacCTGGAAATAGTGGAAAACGCTGTTCCTGGTTTGAAGGAAACCTTCAAAAGGTTTGATTGAATTTTAGGCACTCATGAATAAGAACAGCTACTTTCTAAATACCTATAGGTTGTgcttataaataaaatgtaagccGAGAAATTTCTTGGAAAAGTTTTACACCTTTAACGTGCTTTGCCAGTTAAGCAGCCTAAGCAACTGTAGATTTGAAAAGCTCTGATTCTCAAATAAGAGTTCAAGGTGCACATTTCTAGGTGCGCGCTGTGTGTTTTGttccagcagaagaaaaggccTATATGCTGTGAACCCCTGTGATACCTTGTGAGCATAGATATTAGTACACCTTTAAGGTAAACAGTGTATGTCCAGAAAACCCAGTGATTTCCAGGCTCATCCACTTTCCTGGAGGGTGATGAGGACTGAGCAAGGAATGAGTTTGCCATCAGATGAAGTGAGGGTCTGCAGCatgtgtttggatttttttaggAAAGATAATTGGCAGCTGGTCTTACTGCCTCCCAAAAGGTTCATCCTGTCCctttctgtcagaaaaaaaggcaacttcCTGGTACAAGACAAATTGTGCTGGTGGGCCACTGAGGTTTTCAAACCAGGACTCCCTTGCAAAGAGCAACATCAGATAGCGAATAGACCTGCAAGTATGGATTGTCAGGGCTAGGAGCAGCAATCGTCTCTGGCCAGACTTTTTGAATGCAATAGTGTGTGGGACTCGGGGACAGATTTACTCATGCCAGGCTAGTGTCTATTAAATAGTCTACACCCAACAATAGGGAGTGATATTTAGGGATAGGATTACTCCACAGCACAGAGGGGCACAAATTGCTATTTTTTCATCTCACCGTTAGCCTAAGACTTAAGTTTTTATACAGTGCTGACTCAGCAGCCTATTTCAACAGCTTATAATTAGGAAAAATTGTTTCACAATTAAAGCCATTTAATTTAGTGCTGCTAGTCAGAAGCTTGAGATGTGGAGTAATTTAAATTCAGATGTTCAATATGGCTGTAAATTATTTATGTGTCACCATCTGAATGGTCAGTTTTGTGAAACCTGGGCTGGAGCGTTCAAAGAATGGTGCATTCACGGCCATCACCAAAACAACATATTTGGTTGTGCTAATATCCTTGGAAAGAGGATTACAGGATTAGAAACTAGAAGGCTCTGAACTGTAATTGTACTTTGCCATTGTCTTGCTGTATAATcttggaaaaagtaattttgcctTTGTCTCAGTTTTTCCATGTTAGGCAGGAGTACTGAATCTCATGCTtcaaagtatctttttttagtTGATGTCCACAAAATGTTACAGAAGTGTTCTGAAAAGATATCAGATTCCATAGCTTTCTGTAATTTGTATGACATGAAGGTGACTAGAACTGGTGTATCACACATGTTTATTTTAGGTTTGTTTGCAACAGCTACAAAATGAGAAGCTGAAACAGTGTCATACAGTAGCCTAGTAGGTACTAGCTAAGGGTTCACATCTGTCTTTGTGGGCTTTCTGAATGTTGTGCTGCTTAAACAGTTGTTTTCAAAGGATAGCGTTACACAACTGCTACTTAAGCTACCTGGGCCAAAAATGTAGTCCTGGAATACTAAAAATGCCAATCTGTATTAGTTCCATAATTGTATGCatttatgca
It encodes the following:
- the MRPL36 gene encoding 39S ribosomal protein L36, mitochondrial codes for the protein MLSLLAGASGPLRSLGRSSFCSLAPWWRAAAAALSAPVSRAQPLWCGAAAPRTLLAVPPPPGLLPPLCAGLKTKTSLKRRCKDCFIVRRRGRLYVCCKSNPRHKQRKL